A region of Ficedula albicollis isolate OC2 chromosome 10, FicAlb1.5, whole genome shotgun sequence DNA encodes the following proteins:
- the FSD2 gene encoding fibronectin type III and SPRY domain-containing protein 2 isoform X1: MSSRSGSTRGYETSSQSRNQSASPPVPESSDTETEGLIFYHMDLYGSKERFDIFPEELSGRGDRSLGDTRSESALSSEKVQRPQEVGYDLEKEVAELAKMYGLDEDREKELELLGGHVEKVESRWPPARTEKPGSQGSIYNTSKSSSSVKDPNQSTKQQGLPDEVSQGENQSKARADDEAESKIWSRGEISSGGMSDEWNSQAVSEEEEEEEEEEEEEEEEAADVFCSTCKIPIRAFDKLFGEHKDHEVAQLPSALESEKEEIHKNMCKLEEQIAQMENVASHLEEIFITVEENFGRQEQNFEVHYNDAVQVLAQKYEEQLEALGEEKRQKLEALYEQLVNCGKHLDTCKELTDETQELLLENDKAEFMKAAVTMVDRLEEFLKKEVNLELSTLPDFEERVIDVSEVEQLMNSINAVPAPCAPVINPQAPNAATGSSLRVCWGLFSDDTVECYQLCYKPVSSEMHSDGQAEHTLKVKETYCTITDLLPNTQYEFWVSALNASGISPPSERAVYVTAPSPPTIKNKRIQSCENAVLVCWESRDINPVDSYTVELSKLTDEENDDIITESIVGIPNCEVLIHLQPTQKYRICVRAQNLGGSSERSEPVLIHTTGTCFYLNEDTAHPLLAILDDGFTISCDELENPECDLPVYDNSFTRCIAILGSLIPFPGKHYWEVEVEEDTEYRTGVAFENTPRHGHLGANNSSWCMRHIITPSRHKYEFLHSGMTPDIRITIPPRRIGILLDYENCRLSFFNADIAQHLHTFNSHFQHYVHPCFALETPGILRIHTGITTPPWTALP, translated from the exons ATGTCATCCAGATCTGGCAGCACGAGAGGCTATGAGACTAGCAGCCAGTCACGCAATCAATCAGCTTCCCCACCAGTCCCAGAGTCTAGTGACACTGAGACTGAAGGTTTGATATTTTATCACATGGATCTTTATGGGTCAAAGGAGAGGTTTGATATCTTTCCTGAAGAGCTGTCTGGTCGAGGAGACAGATCTCTGGGAGATACAAGAAGTGAATCTGCACTGAGTAGTGAAAAAGTTCAGCGCCCACAAGAAGTTGGCTATGACTTGGAAAAGGAGGTTGCAGAATTGGCTAAGATGTATGGACTTGATGAGGATAGAGAAAAAGAGCTTGAGCTTCTTGGAGGACATGTGGAGAAGGTGGAGAGCAGATGGCCACCTGCTCGCACAGAAAAACCAGGATCACAAGGCTCCATATATAACACATCCAAAAGCAGCTCTTCAGTGAAAGATCCAAATCAGAGCACAAAGCAACAAGGACTTCCTGATGAGGTTTCTCAAGGTGAAAATCAGAGCAAAGCCAGAGCAGATGATGAGGCTGAGAGCAAGATATGGTCCAGAGGGGAAATAAGCAGTGGTGGCATGTCAGACGAGTGGAACAGTCAGGCTGtcagtgaggaggaggaagaggaggaagaggaagaagaggaagaagaggaagaagcagcagatgtTTTTTGTTCTACCTGCAAGATACCAATCCGAGCTTTTGACAAACTGTTTGGTGAACACAAAGATCATGAAGTTGCTCAGCTCCCCAGTGCCCTGGAAAGTGAAAAG GAGGAGATCCATAAAAACATGTGCAAGTTGGAAGAACAGATTGCTCAGATGGAAAATGTTGCCAGCCATTTGGAGGAGATCTTTATCACTGTAGAG GAAAATTttgggaggcaggagcagaacttTGAGGTACATTACAACGATGCTGTGCAAGTGCTTGCTCAGAAGTatgaagagcagctggaagcactgggagaagagaagaggcAGAAGCTGGAAGCTCTGTATGAGCAGCTGGTCAATTGTGGGAAACATCTTGACACTTGCAAGGAGCTGACAGATGAAACCCAGGAGCTTCTCCTGGAAAATGACAAAGCTGAATTTATGAAG gCAGCAGTAACCATGGTTGACAG GCTGGAAGAATTCTTAAAGAAAGAAGTGAATTTAGAGCTTTCAACGCTGCCAGACTTTGAAGAACGAGTCATAGATGTCTCTGAAGTTGAACAACTAATGAACTCCATTAATGCTGTTCCAG ctccttgtgctcCTGTGATCAATCCCCAGGCTCCCAATGCAGCAACTGGCAGCTCACTGAGAGTTTGTTGGGGCCTCTTCTCAGATGACACTGTAGAGTGCTACCAGCTGTGCTACAAACCAGTGAGCAGTGAGATGCATAGTGATGGCCAAGCAG AGCACACACTAAAAGTCAAAGAAACATACTGCACCATTACTGACCTGTTGCCAAATACACAGTATGAATTTTGGGTCAGTGCTTTAAACGCCTCCGGTATCAGTCCACCAAGTGAAAGAGCAGTTTATGTAacag CTCCTTCACCACCTACCATAAAGAATAAAAGGATTCAAAGCTGTGAAAATGCAGTACTGGTGTGCTGGGAATCCAGAGACATCAACCCTGTTGATTCCTACACGGTTGAATTGTCCAAGCTGacagatgaagaaaatgatGATATTATTACTGA ATCTATTGTTGGGATCCCTAACTGTGAAGTCCTAATTCACCTCCAGCCAACACAAAAGTATCGCATCTGTGTCAGAGCCCAAAACCTGGGTGGCTCCAGCGAAAGAAGTGAACCTGTCCTGATACACACCACAG GCACCTGCTTCTACCTTAATGAGGACACAGCCCATCCTTTACTGGCAATTCTGGATGATGGATTTACCATTTCATGTGATGAACTGGAAAACCCAGAATGTGATCTGCCTGTCTATGATAACAGCTTTACAAG ATGTATTGCAATCCTGGGCAGTCTGATCCCGTTTCCAGGAAAGCATTACTGGGAGGTGGAAGTTGAGGAAGATACAGAGTACAGAACTGGCGTGGCTTTTGAGAACACTCCAAGACACGGGCACCTAGGGGCAAACAACTCATCCTGGTGCATGAGGCACATCATCACACCCTCAAG GCACAAGTATGAATTCCTGCACAGTGGGATGACACCTGACATCAGAATTACTATTCCCCCCAGAAGGATTGGCATCCTGCTGGACTATGAGAACTGCAGACTGTCATTTTTCAATGCAGATATTGCCCAGCACCTTCACACATTCAACTCACACTTCCAGCATTATGTCCACCCCTGCTTTGCCCTGGAAACACCTGGTATCTTAAGGATACATACTGGAATTACAACACCTCCGTGGACTGCCCTGCCATAA
- the FSD2 gene encoding fibronectin type III and SPRY domain-containing protein 2 isoform X2: MSSRSGSTRGYETSSQSRNQSASPPVPESSDTETEGLIFYHMDLYGSKERFDIFPEELSGRGDRSLGDTRSESALSSEKVQRPQEVGYDLEKEVAELAKMYGLDEDREKELELLGGHVEKVESRWPPARTEKPGSQGSIYNTSKSSSSVKDPNQSTKQQGLPDEVSQGENQSKARADDEAESKIWSRGEISSGGMSDEWNSQAVSEEEEEEEEEEEEEEEEAADVFCSTCKIPIRAFDKLFGEHKDHEVAQLPSALESEKEEIHKNMCKLEEQIAQMENVASHLEEIFITVEENFGRQEQNFEVHYNDAVQVLAQKYEEQLEALGEEKRQKLEALYEQLVNCGKHLDTCKELTDETQELLLENDKAEFMKAAVTMVDRLEEFLKKEVNLELSTLPDFEERVIDVSEVEQLMNSINAVPAPCAPVINPQAPNAATGSSLRVCWGLFSDDTVECYQLCYKPVSSEMHSDGQAEHTLKVKETYCTITDLLPNTQYEFWVSALNASGISPPSERAVYVTAPSPPTIKNKRIQSCENAVLVCWESRDINPVDSYTVELSKLTDEENDDIITESIVGIPNCEVLIHLQPTQKYRICVRAQNLGGSSERSEPVLIHTTGTCFYLNEDTAHPLLAILDDGFTISCDELENPECDLPVYDNSFTRCIAILGSLIPFPGKHYWEVEVEEDTEYRTGVAFENTPRHGHLGANNSSWCMRHIITPSRFASSKHPVPLTLGGC, encoded by the exons ATGTCATCCAGATCTGGCAGCACGAGAGGCTATGAGACTAGCAGCCAGTCACGCAATCAATCAGCTTCCCCACCAGTCCCAGAGTCTAGTGACACTGAGACTGAAGGTTTGATATTTTATCACATGGATCTTTATGGGTCAAAGGAGAGGTTTGATATCTTTCCTGAAGAGCTGTCTGGTCGAGGAGACAGATCTCTGGGAGATACAAGAAGTGAATCTGCACTGAGTAGTGAAAAAGTTCAGCGCCCACAAGAAGTTGGCTATGACTTGGAAAAGGAGGTTGCAGAATTGGCTAAGATGTATGGACTTGATGAGGATAGAGAAAAAGAGCTTGAGCTTCTTGGAGGACATGTGGAGAAGGTGGAGAGCAGATGGCCACCTGCTCGCACAGAAAAACCAGGATCACAAGGCTCCATATATAACACATCCAAAAGCAGCTCTTCAGTGAAAGATCCAAATCAGAGCACAAAGCAACAAGGACTTCCTGATGAGGTTTCTCAAGGTGAAAATCAGAGCAAAGCCAGAGCAGATGATGAGGCTGAGAGCAAGATATGGTCCAGAGGGGAAATAAGCAGTGGTGGCATGTCAGACGAGTGGAACAGTCAGGCTGtcagtgaggaggaggaagaggaggaagaggaagaagaggaagaagaggaagaagcagcagatgtTTTTTGTTCTACCTGCAAGATACCAATCCGAGCTTTTGACAAACTGTTTGGTGAACACAAAGATCATGAAGTTGCTCAGCTCCCCAGTGCCCTGGAAAGTGAAAAG GAGGAGATCCATAAAAACATGTGCAAGTTGGAAGAACAGATTGCTCAGATGGAAAATGTTGCCAGCCATTTGGAGGAGATCTTTATCACTGTAGAG GAAAATTttgggaggcaggagcagaacttTGAGGTACATTACAACGATGCTGTGCAAGTGCTTGCTCAGAAGTatgaagagcagctggaagcactgggagaagagaagaggcAGAAGCTGGAAGCTCTGTATGAGCAGCTGGTCAATTGTGGGAAACATCTTGACACTTGCAAGGAGCTGACAGATGAAACCCAGGAGCTTCTCCTGGAAAATGACAAAGCTGAATTTATGAAG gCAGCAGTAACCATGGTTGACAG GCTGGAAGAATTCTTAAAGAAAGAAGTGAATTTAGAGCTTTCAACGCTGCCAGACTTTGAAGAACGAGTCATAGATGTCTCTGAAGTTGAACAACTAATGAACTCCATTAATGCTGTTCCAG ctccttgtgctcCTGTGATCAATCCCCAGGCTCCCAATGCAGCAACTGGCAGCTCACTGAGAGTTTGTTGGGGCCTCTTCTCAGATGACACTGTAGAGTGCTACCAGCTGTGCTACAAACCAGTGAGCAGTGAGATGCATAGTGATGGCCAAGCAG AGCACACACTAAAAGTCAAAGAAACATACTGCACCATTACTGACCTGTTGCCAAATACACAGTATGAATTTTGGGTCAGTGCTTTAAACGCCTCCGGTATCAGTCCACCAAGTGAAAGAGCAGTTTATGTAacag CTCCTTCACCACCTACCATAAAGAATAAAAGGATTCAAAGCTGTGAAAATGCAGTACTGGTGTGCTGGGAATCCAGAGACATCAACCCTGTTGATTCCTACACGGTTGAATTGTCCAAGCTGacagatgaagaaaatgatGATATTATTACTGA ATCTATTGTTGGGATCCCTAACTGTGAAGTCCTAATTCACCTCCAGCCAACACAAAAGTATCGCATCTGTGTCAGAGCCCAAAACCTGGGTGGCTCCAGCGAAAGAAGTGAACCTGTCCTGATACACACCACAG GCACCTGCTTCTACCTTAATGAGGACACAGCCCATCCTTTACTGGCAATTCTGGATGATGGATTTACCATTTCATGTGATGAACTGGAAAACCCAGAATGTGATCTGCCTGTCTATGATAACAGCTTTACAAG ATGTATTGCAATCCTGGGCAGTCTGATCCCGTTTCCAGGAAAGCATTACTGGGAGGTGGAAGTTGAGGAAGATACAGAGTACAGAACTGGCGTGGCTTTTGAGAACACTCCAAGACACGGGCACCTAGGGGCAAACAACTCATCCTGGTGCATGAGGCACATCATCACACCCTCAAG atttgcatCTTCAAAGCACCCAGTGCCATTGACTCTGGGAGGATGCTAG